A DNA window from Arachis duranensis cultivar V14167 chromosome 3, aradu.V14167.gnm2.J7QH, whole genome shotgun sequence contains the following coding sequences:
- the LOC107480461 gene encoding type I inositol polyphosphate 5-phosphatase 5, translating to NNNNNNNNNNNKISSDPSISPIRQISAASSPDVTTNKNDKKKRSLFPKIFGSKRTGRGSDDDAFTKPHEEGDQGVTLDLEKKIEFGRKSFMEVSPFMRKSFSERETSPGIEGLNLSTFERPMGPETERQSFRIFVATWNVGGKSPNYDLNLQDFLLVEGSADVYVLGFQEIVPLSAGNVLVIEDNEPAAKWLTLISQALNRPRNEHNDSYDSNLKNSRELKGPTSLNFFQKSSLKVVSKSFRAEGSCLLKACNCPVESPISRDRRRGRKFSDPVSKIDNEIHGETSMEELLSIAEIPMTSQNKYSLISSKQMVGIFLTVWTKKELVPHIGHLRIDTIGRGIMGCLGNKGCISMSMTIHQTSFCFICSHLASGEKEGDEIKRNADVAEILKGIQFPRICKNPCAKAPEKIVDHERIIWLGDLNYRVSLSYEETRTLLEDNDWDTLLEKDQLNMEREAGRVFNGFQEGRIVFAPTYKYSQNSDSYAGETVKSKKKRRTPAWCDRILWRGKGIEQLSYIRGESRFSDHRPVCAIFSVDVEVRNRNNRFRKGYSYAHPRLEFEDVIPQRHSFYD from the exons aataataataataataataataataataataataagatat CCAGCGATCCTTCCATCAGCCCTATCAGGCAAATCTCTGCAGCCTCTTCTCCCGATGTTACTACCAACAAGAATGACAAGAAAAAGAGG TCTCTCTTTCCCAAGATTTTCGGTTCAAAGAGAACTGGGAGAGGCTCAGACGATGATGCTTTCACCAAGCCacatgaggaaggagatcaaggAGTTACTCTCg atttggagaagaagatTGAATTCGGAAgaaaatctttcatggaagtaTCTCCCTTCATGAGAAAAAGCTTCTCAG AAAGGGAGACTAGCCCAGGAATCGAAGGCCTAAATTTGTCTACTTTTGAACGACCTATGGGTCCAGAAACTGAAAGACAAAGTTTTAG GATATTTGTTGCAACTTGGAATGTAGGAGGAAAGTCCCCAAACTATGATCTGAACCTTCAAGATTTCTTGCTGGTGGAGGGCTCTGCAGATGTATATGTATTGGG ATTTCAAGAAATAGTTCCTCTTAGCGCTGGGAATGTATTGGTAATTGAAGACAATGAACCTGCAGCAAAGTGGTTAACATTGATAAGTCAGGCACTAAACAGGCCAAGAAACGAGCACAATGATTCGTATGATTCGAACCTGAAGAACTCGAGGGAGTTGAAGGGGCCTACAAGTCTGAACTTTTTTCAGAAGTCGTCACTGAAAGTTGTGAGTAAGAGCTTCAGGGCAGAGGGTAGCTGCCTCCTTAAGGCATGTAATTGTCCAGTGGAATCTCCAATCAGCAGAGACAGAAGGAGGGGGAGAAAGTTTAGTGACCCTGTTAGTAAGATAGATAATGAGATTCATGGTGAGACTAGCATGGAAGAGTTGCTCTCCATTGCAGAGATACCAATGACTTCCCAAAACAAGTACTCCCTTATATCAAGTAAGCAAATGGTTGGCATTTTTCTCACTGTATGGACTAAAAAGGAGTTGGTACCTCATATTGGCCATCTTAGAATAGATACTATTGGAAGAGGAATCATGGGTTGCCTAGGTAACAAG GGGTGTATATCAATGAGCATGACAATACACCAAACAAGCTTTTGTTTCATCTGTAGTCACTTGGCTTCTGGGGAGAAAGAAGGTGATGAGATAAAGAGAAATGCCGATGTAGCTGAGATCCTCAAAGGCATACAGTTCCCTAGGATTTGCAAGAACCCTTGTGCTAAAGCCCCTGAAAAGATTGTTGACCATGA ACGAATAATATGGCTAGGTGATTTGAATTATCGGGTGTCTTTGAGTTATGAGGAAACAAGGACCCTCTTGGAGGATAATGACTGGGACACATTGTTAGAGAAAGATCAA TTGAACATGGAAAGAGAGGCAGGAAGGGTGTTCAATGGATTCCAAGAGGGAAGGATCGTATTTGCACCAACTTACAAGTATTCTCAAAATTCAGATTCCTATGCCGGAGAGACGGTCAAATCCAAGAAAAAACGCAGAACTCCAGCATG GTGTGATAGAATACTATGGCGTGGTAAAGGCATTGAACAACTATCATATATACGAGGAGAGTCAAGGTTCTCTGACCACAGGCCTGTTTGTGCTATCTTCTCTGTGGATGTGGAAGTTAGAAATAGAAACAACAGGTTCAGGAAGGGTTACTCCTACGCTCACCCAAGACTTGAATTCGAAGACGTAATACCTCAAAGACATAGTTTCTATGATTAA
- the LOC107480460 gene encoding 2,3-bisphosphoglycerate-dependent phosphoglycerate mutase 1-like yields the protein MAATFLNHPWGLQGSCCIPSSRKFASSSLRFPSSSLSWHGHKVRGSSSFSDDPAAFISDAIISSHRHESPSESESTLILIRHGESLWNEKNLFTGCCDVPLTRKGVEEAIEAGKRISYIPIDIIFTSVLIRAKMTAMLSMTQHHQKKVPIIIHNESEQATAWTRIYSEKTTKQSIPVITAWQLNERMYGELQGLNKQETAERYGKEKVHEWRRSFDIPPPKGESLEMCSERAVAYFKDFIEPQLKSGRHVMVAAHGNSLRSIIMYLEKLTSQEVMNLELSTGVPLLYIYKEGKFISRGSPVGTTEVGVYAYTQGLADYRQQFDEMSH from the exons ATGGCCGCTACTTTTCTAAACCACCCTTGGGGGCTTCAAGGTTCCTGCTGCATTCCCTCTTCTAGAAAGTTCGCGTCTTCCTCTCTCCGATTTCCCTCCTCCTCTCTTTCATGGCACGGCCACAAGGTTCGCGGATCATCATCCTTTTCTGACGACCCCGCCGCATTCATCTCTGATGCTATTATCAGTTCTCACCGTCACGAATCACCTA GTGAGAGTGAGAGTACTTTGATATTGATTCGTCATGGTGAATCCTTGTGGAACGAAAAGAACTTGTTCACTGGGTGCTGTGATGTGCCTTTAACAAGGAAAGGTGTGGAGGAAGCTATTGAAGCTGGTAAGAGGATCAGCTATATACCCATAGATATTATTTTCACTTCTGTCTTGATTCGAGCCAAGATGACCGCCATGCTTTCAATGACTCAGCACCACCAGAAGAAG GTTCCAATAATCATCCATAATGAGAGTGAACAGGCAACTGCTTGGACTCGAATTTACAGTGAAAAAACTACAAAGCAGTCTATTCCAGTTATAACAGCTTGGCAGTTGAATGAAAGAAT GTATGGGGAGTTACAGGGCCTTAACAAGCAGGAAACTGCCGAAAGATATGGGAAGGAGAAAGTGCACGAGTGGCGTCGCAGTTTTGATATTCCTCCTCCAAAGGGTGAGAGCTTGGAAATGTGTTCAGAGAGAGCTGTTGcctattttaaagatttt ATTGAACCCCAACTAAAATCTGGAAGGCATGTGATGGTTGCTGCTCATGGAAACTCGTTGAGGTCTATTATAATGTACCTTGAAAAATTAACCTCTCAAGAG GTCATGAATTTAGAACTATCAACTGGGGTACCATTGCTTTACATATACAAAGAGGGAAAGTTTATCAGTAGAGGCAGTCCTGTGGGGACTACAGAAGTTGGTGTTTATGCATATACTCAG GGGTTAGCTGATTACAGACAGCAGTTTGATGAAATGTCACATTGA
- the LOC107480450 gene encoding putative ETHYLENE INSENSITIVE 3-like 4 protein — protein sequence MVQIHEEEMDVEGVDYEELKKRMWKDRMLLQKLKEKRPKHDDQEEASRRKKMGRAQDSILKYMVKIMQVCNGQGFVYGIVTEKGKPITGSSESLREWWKDQVKFDQSAPLAISKYLPYHENGDLDASSSMHLLNELQDTTLGSLLSALMQHCVPPQRRYPLDRGLAPPWWPKGNELWWGEQGLMAQEQGPPPYRKPHDLKKAWKVSVLAAVIKHMSPDLDKLRSLVAHSKTLQAKMTAKDTATWSKVVNHQQSLTQITPPSPSSISMVEAESSKRKSSVFDFDDDGADIDDNNSKQMYACQNAECPQSELCMGFPDKNSRMNHESLCAYRTEQPHVLDDDTKLLDDLMNMDLAWYHDDNNHFGNEDLVAYELAEIAAGTTIPQDYGLFGLNGGIHEDLGLNASSELHLEAGGDNKNIITCLKP from the coding sequence ATGGTGCAGATACACGAAGAAGAAATGGACGTAGAGGGCGTGGACTACGAAGAGCTGAAGAAGCGCATGTGGAAGGACCGCATGCTGCTCCAGAAGCTGAAGGAAAAGCGTCCTAAGCACGATGACCAAGAAGAAGCCTCCAGGAGGAAGAAGATGGGGCGTGCTCAGGACTCCATCCTCAAGTACATGGTCAAGATCATGCAAGTCTGCAACGGTCAGGGCTTCGTCTACGGCATCGTCACTGAGAAGGGAAAGCCCATCACTGGCTCCTCTGAGAGCCTCCGCGAATGGTGGAAGGACCAAGTTAAGTTTGATCAGAGCGCTCCCCTCGCCATCTCCAAGTACCTTCCATATCACGAAAATGGTGACTTGGATGCAAGTTCCTCCATGCATCTCTTGAATGAACTCCAGGATACTACCCTGGGTTCTCTCCTCTCCGCGTTGATGCAGCACTGTGTGCCACCGCAGAGAAGGTACCCTCTTGACAGAGGGCTGGCTCCTCCGTGGTGGCCCAAAGGCAACGAGCTATGGTGGGGTGAGCAGGGCCTGATGGCCCAGGAACAAGGCCCGCCCCCTTATAGGAAGCCCCATGACCTCAAGAAGGCATGGAAGGTTTCCGTCTTGGCTGCCGTCATCAAGCACATGTCTCCTGATCTCGATAAGCTTAGAAGCTTGGTGGCTCACTCCAAGACCCTGCAAGCCAAGATGACTGCCAAAGACACTGCCACGTGGTCCAAGGTTGTCAACCACCAACAATCCCTCACACAAATCACTCCACCATCCCCATCATCCATATCCATGGTAGAAGCTGAAAGCTCCAAGAGGAAGAGTAGTGTGTTTGATTTCGATGATGATGGTGCTGATATTGACGATAACAATAGTAAGCAGATGTATGCATGTCAAAACGCTGAGTGTCCGCAGAGTGAGTTGTGCATGGGGTTCCCGGACAAGAACTCAAGGATGAACCATGAGTCCCTATGTGCCTACCGCACGGAACAGCCCCATGTTCTTGATGATGACACCAAATTATTGGATGATTTGATGAACATGGACCTAGCATGGTACCATGATGATAATAATCATTTTGGGAACGAAGATCTTGTTGCTTATGAGTTGGCTGAGATTGCAGCGGGTACCACCATACCACAAGACTATGGACTCTTCGGTTTGAATGGTGGCATTCACGAAGATCTTGGATTGAATGCATCATCAGAACTCCACTTGGAAGCAGGAGGAGATAACAAGAATATTATAACATGCTTGAAGCCTTGA